A genomic window from Streptomyces brevispora includes:
- a CDS encoding antitoxin produces MGFMDNVKAKLSPAKDKVSDLAQQHGGKIDQGLDKAARTVDEKTKGKYSDKIVSGTQKAKDAVERLSHKDGGTTPPAS; encoded by the coding sequence ATGGGCTTCATGGACAATGTGAAGGCGAAGCTGAGCCCGGCGAAGGACAAGGTCAGCGACCTCGCGCAGCAGCACGGGGGCAAGATCGACCAAGGGCTCGACAAGGCCGCGCGGACCGTGGACGAGAAGACCAAAGGCAAGTACAGCGACAAGATCGTTTCCGGCACCCAGAAGGCCAAGGACGCGGTGGAGCGCCTGTCCCACAAGGACGGGGGCACGACGCCGCCCGCCTCCTGA
- the dapF gene encoding diaminopimelate epimerase — translation MTTTQIAFLKGHGTENDFVIVPDPDNAVDLPASVVAGLCDRRAGIGGDGLLHVVRSAAHPEALAMADEAEWFMDYRNADGSIAEMCGNGVRVFARYLQRSGAVQAGDLAVATRGGIKKVHLAKDGDITVSMGRAELPGTDVTVTVDGRSWGTRNVSMGNPHAVAFVEDLAHAGDLHTGPSFVPAAVYPDGVNIEFVVDRGPRHVAMRVHERGSGETRSCGTGACAVAVAAARRDGADPAVTGVPVTYTVDLPGGTLVITEHPDGGIEMTGPAVIVAQGKIDSAWLETLNG, via the coding sequence GTGACCACGACGCAGATCGCCTTCCTCAAGGGCCACGGCACCGAGAACGACTTCGTGATCGTTCCGGACCCGGACAACGCCGTCGACCTGCCCGCCTCCGTCGTCGCCGGACTCTGCGACCGCCGGGCCGGCATCGGCGGTGACGGGCTGCTGCACGTCGTGCGGTCCGCCGCCCACCCCGAGGCGCTGGCCATGGCGGACGAGGCCGAGTGGTTCATGGACTACCGCAACGCGGACGGCTCGATCGCCGAGATGTGCGGCAACGGTGTACGGGTCTTCGCCCGCTACCTCCAGCGCTCCGGCGCGGTCCAGGCGGGCGATCTCGCGGTCGCCACCCGCGGCGGCATCAAGAAGGTGCACCTCGCCAAGGACGGCGACATCACCGTCTCCATGGGCCGCGCAGAGCTCCCCGGGACAGACGTCACCGTCACCGTCGACGGCCGCAGCTGGGGCACCCGCAACGTCAGCATGGGCAACCCGCACGCGGTCGCGTTCGTCGAGGACCTGGCGCACGCCGGCGATCTGCACACCGGGCCGTCCTTCGTCCCCGCGGCCGTCTACCCCGACGGGGTCAACATCGAGTTCGTGGTGGACCGCGGACCCCGCCACGTCGCGATGCGCGTCCACGAGCGCGGCTCCGGCGAGACCAGGTCCTGCGGCACCGGAGCCTGCGCCGTGGCCGTCGCCGCCGCCCGCCGGGACGGGGCCGACCCGGCGGTCACGGGCGTCCCGGTCACGTACACCGTCGACCTCCCCGGTGGCACGCTGGTGATCACCGAGCACCCGGACGGCGGCATCGAGATGACCGGACCGGCCGTGATCGTCGCCCAGGGCAAGATCGATTCGGCCTGGCTCGAAACGCTGAACGGATAG
- a CDS encoding M1 family metallopeptidase, translating to MPFLSRRLRAALLATASATLVAATLPAPVPLGIGDPLFPHLGNPGYDVLAYDIGLDYQGRNSEPLEAVTTIDARTTEPLDRINLDFTRGTVRSVEVNGLRTDFAVEDEDLIIEPPGPLPAGVPLRITVRHTSDPRGERDSGGWVQTADGLAMANQADAGHRVFPSNDHPADKAYFTFRITAPQDLTVVANGLRTGRTRHGDRTTWTYRTEHPMATELAQVSIGRSTVVQRTGPHGLPVRDVVPVADRQRLEPWLKKTPGQLEWMEKQVGRYPFENYGVLIADTDTGFELETQTLSLFERRLFAEGDFPEWYVDSVMVHELAHQWFGDSVSPRTWSDLWLNEGHASWYEARYAQEHGGKPLERRMRDAYTRSDGWRAGGGPPARPDAPAPGEKISLFRPVVYDGSALVLYALRQEIGPSAFDRLERLWVRKHRDSNAATADFTRLAAQVAGRDLGTFFDGWLYGTNTPPMPGHPDWHSTAPAGSAKPA from the coding sequence ATGCCGTTCCTCTCCCGCCGTCTGCGGGCCGCTCTGCTGGCCACCGCATCGGCCACCCTCGTCGCCGCCACCCTGCCCGCACCGGTGCCGCTCGGCATCGGCGACCCGCTCTTCCCACACCTGGGCAACCCCGGATACGACGTACTCGCCTACGACATCGGCCTCGACTACCAGGGCCGCAACAGCGAACCGCTCGAAGCCGTCACCACGATCGACGCGCGGACGACCGAGCCCCTGGACCGGATCAACCTCGACTTCACCCGGGGCACCGTGCGCTCCGTTGAGGTCAACGGCCTGCGCACCGACTTCGCGGTCGAGGACGAGGACCTGATCATCGAGCCCCCGGGCCCGCTCCCGGCCGGCGTGCCGTTGCGGATCACGGTCCGGCACACCAGCGATCCCCGCGGGGAGCGGGACAGCGGCGGCTGGGTGCAGACCGCCGACGGTCTCGCCATGGCCAACCAGGCCGACGCCGGGCACCGGGTCTTCCCCAGTAACGACCACCCGGCCGACAAGGCGTACTTCACCTTCCGGATCACCGCCCCCCAGGACCTGACGGTGGTGGCCAACGGTCTGCGCACCGGACGCACCCGGCACGGCGACCGCACCACCTGGACGTACCGCACCGAGCACCCGATGGCCACCGAACTGGCCCAGGTCAGCATCGGCAGGTCCACCGTCGTGCAGCGGACCGGACCGCACGGACTGCCGGTGCGCGACGTCGTGCCGGTCGCCGACCGGCAGCGGCTGGAACCGTGGCTGAAGAAGACGCCGGGGCAGCTGGAATGGATGGAGAAGCAGGTCGGCCGCTACCCCTTCGAGAACTACGGCGTGCTGATCGCCGACACCGACACCGGCTTCGAGCTGGAGACCCAGACCCTGTCGCTCTTCGAGCGCCGACTGTTCGCCGAAGGCGACTTCCCCGAGTGGTACGTCGACTCGGTGATGGTCCATGAGCTGGCACACCAGTGGTTCGGTGACAGCGTCTCACCGCGGACCTGGTCCGATCTCTGGCTCAACGAGGGACACGCCAGCTGGTACGAGGCGCGCTACGCGCAGGAGCACGGCGGCAAGCCGCTCGAACGCCGGATGCGTGACGCCTACACCAGGTCGGACGGCTGGCGCGCCGGGGGAGGGCCGCCCGCGCGCCCCGACGCACCGGCCCCGGGCGAGAAGATCAGCCTGTTCCGGCCGGTGGTCTACGACGGCAGCGCGCTGGTCCTGTACGCGCTCCGTCAGGAGATCGGTCCCAGCGCCTTCGACCGGCTGGAGCGGCTCTGGGTGCGCAAGCACCGCGACTCCAACGCCGCCACGGCGGACTTCACCCGGCTGGCCGCCCAGGTGGCGGGACGCGACCTGGGCACGTTCTTCGACGGCTGGCTGTACGGGACGAACACACCGCCCATGCCGGGCCACCCGGACTGGCACAGCACGGCACCGGCGGGCAGCGCTAAACCCGCGTGA
- a CDS encoding class III extradiol dioxygenase subunit B-like domain-containing protein, with protein sequence MLVAAAVCPCPPLLVPDVAAGAAPELDAARTACTDALGVLAASRPDLLIVIGPADLAGRGPHPEGATGTFEEFGVDLGVRLGRDLGTVADQPLPASLAVGAWLLARTGWADAPVEALGVGEALESGRCTDTGRALAARADRVALLVMGDGSACRTLKAPGYLDERATEFDAAASRALGAADTGALIALDAALGHELKAAGRAPWQVLAGAAQGAGLDGQLLYDDAPYGVGYLVAAWS encoded by the coding sequence ATGCTTGTCGCCGCCGCTGTCTGTCCCTGTCCGCCTCTGCTGGTTCCCGACGTCGCCGCTGGTGCCGCGCCCGAGCTCGACGCCGCGAGGACCGCGTGCACCGACGCCCTGGGCGTACTGGCCGCCTCCCGGCCCGATCTGCTGATCGTGATCGGTCCGGCGGACCTCGCGGGCCGCGGCCCGCATCCCGAGGGCGCCACCGGCACCTTCGAGGAGTTCGGCGTCGATCTCGGAGTGCGGCTCGGACGGGACCTGGGCACGGTCGCCGACCAGCCGCTCCCGGCGTCGCTCGCGGTCGGCGCCTGGCTGCTGGCCCGTACCGGGTGGGCGGACGCCCCGGTCGAGGCGCTGGGCGTGGGGGAGGCGTTGGAGTCCGGCCGCTGCACGGACACCGGGCGTGCGCTGGCCGCCAGGGCGGACCGGGTGGCGCTGCTGGTGATGGGCGACGGCAGCGCCTGCCGCACCCTCAAGGCCCCGGGCTACCTGGACGAGCGCGCCACGGAGTTCGACGCGGCTGCCTCGCGCGCGCTGGGCGCGGCGGACACCGGCGCGCTGATCGCGCTCGACGCGGCGCTGGGTCACGAACTGAAGGCCGCGGGCCGCGCACCCTGGCAGGTGCTCGCCGGGGCGGCGCAGGGCGCCGGTCTGGACGGCCAGCTGCTGTACGACGACGCGCCGTACGGGGTGGGCTACCTGGTCGCCGCCTGGTCTTGA
- the miaA gene encoding tRNA (adenosine(37)-N6)-dimethylallyltransferase MiaA — translation MRSSAPAPRVIAVVGPTAAGKSDLGVFLAQQLGGEVVNADSMQLYRGMDIGTAKLTLAERASVPHLLLDIWDVTEAASVAEYQRLARTEIDRLLAEGRTPVLVGGSGLYVKGAIDALEFPGTDPGVRAVLEAELAEHGSGALHERLAAADPEAGRAILPSNGRRIVRALEVIEITGKPFTANLPGSDAVYDTVQIGVDVARPELDERIALRVDRMWDAGLVDEVRALEAQGLRDGRTASRALGYQQVLAALAGECSEEEARGETVRATKRFARRQDSWFRRDPRVQWLNGAAEQRRELPGQALALVERAVTA, via the coding sequence GTGAGAAGTTCAGCTCCCGCACCGCGGGTCATCGCCGTCGTCGGTCCCACCGCAGCCGGAAAGTCCGACCTGGGGGTGTTCCTCGCCCAGCAGCTCGGGGGCGAAGTGGTCAATGCCGACTCCATGCAGCTCTACCGGGGGATGGACATCGGCACCGCGAAACTGACGCTCGCCGAGCGCGCGTCCGTCCCGCACCTGCTGCTGGACATCTGGGACGTGACCGAGGCCGCAAGCGTCGCGGAGTACCAGCGGCTCGCCCGCACCGAGATCGACCGGCTGCTCGCCGAGGGCCGCACCCCCGTCCTGGTGGGCGGCTCCGGCCTCTATGTGAAGGGCGCGATCGACGCCCTGGAGTTCCCCGGTACGGACCCCGGCGTCCGGGCCGTGCTGGAGGCGGAGCTCGCCGAGCACGGCTCCGGAGCGCTGCACGAACGGCTCGCCGCGGCCGACCCGGAGGCCGGCCGCGCCATCCTGCCGAGCAACGGGCGGCGCATCGTCCGGGCCCTCGAAGTCATCGAGATCACCGGCAAACCCTTCACCGCCAACCTCCCCGGTAGCGATGCGGTCTACGACACCGTCCAGATCGGCGTCGACGTGGCCCGCCCCGAACTCGACGAGCGCATCGCCCTGCGGGTCGACCGGATGTGGGACGCGGGACTCGTCGACGAGGTGCGCGCCCTGGAGGCACAGGGGCTGCGGGACGGACGCACCGCCTCCCGGGCGCTCGGCTATCAGCAGGTGCTCGCCGCGCTGGCCGGGGAGTGCAGCGAGGAGGAGGCGCGCGGCGAGACCGTGCGCGCCACCAAAAGGTTCGCGCGCCGCCAGGATTCCTGGTTCCGCCGCGATCCGCGCGTCCAGTGGCTGAATGGCGCCGCCGAGCAGCGCCGGGAACTCCCCGGGCAGGCACTGGCGTTGGTCGAACGGGCGGTCACAGCCTGA
- a CDS encoding trypsin-like serine peptidase produces the protein MRRIRPAATARRGGSARRPSSPVLATAAVAAVLALTATACGPSDDGASAEPSGSSASQTSDNKIIVPDDLKDRLKEHGIDLDQWKNGDWKNWDKDTWLREAKDFINPIIAGLWDSDRMRDADKSPEKPVANDISGDEGVTDPTPAPVRAVGVNTPFHDNAAESGKLFFDGPEGSMVCSATVVKDPAHPGKSNMVWTAGHCVHAGSKGGWYRNIAFVPSYNNSGLSADQLRNNPPKDKVAPYGVWWGSWAQTSEQWIDQGSSVGGLGAPYDFAVLHVTPEKGSNGKSLEETVGSALPVEFNAPAVPEIADMTATGFPAAPPYDGQKLFQCADKPGRLSLTKDDPTMYRIGCSMTGGSSGGGWVAAGQDGKPALVSNTSIGPVAAGWLAGPRLGKEAKGVYDSVSKKYAGQ, from the coding sequence ATGCGACGCATTCGACCAGCAGCCACCGCACGCCGTGGGGGGAGCGCCCGTCGCCCGTCCTCTCCCGTGCTCGCCACCGCGGCGGTCGCCGCCGTCCTCGCGCTGACCGCGACCGCCTGCGGCCCGAGCGACGACGGTGCGAGCGCCGAGCCGAGCGGCAGCTCAGCGAGCCAGACGTCGGACAACAAGATCATCGTCCCGGACGATCTCAAGGACCGGCTCAAGGAACACGGGATCGACCTCGACCAGTGGAAGAACGGCGACTGGAAGAACTGGGACAAGGACACGTGGCTGCGTGAGGCCAAGGACTTCATCAATCCGATCATCGCGGGCCTCTGGGACTCGGACCGGATGCGTGACGCCGACAAGTCGCCCGAGAAGCCCGTCGCCAACGACATATCCGGTGACGAGGGCGTGACCGACCCGACCCCCGCACCGGTCCGGGCCGTGGGCGTGAACACGCCGTTCCACGACAACGCCGCCGAGTCCGGGAAGCTGTTCTTCGACGGTCCCGAGGGCTCGATGGTCTGCTCGGCAACCGTGGTGAAGGACCCGGCGCACCCCGGCAAGTCCAACATGGTGTGGACCGCCGGCCACTGTGTCCACGCCGGTTCCAAGGGCGGCTGGTACCGCAACATCGCCTTCGTCCCGTCCTACAACAACAGCGGTCTGTCGGCCGATCAGCTCCGCAACAACCCGCCCAAGGACAAGGTCGCCCCGTACGGCGTGTGGTGGGGCTCGTGGGCGCAGACGTCCGAGCAGTGGATCGACCAGGGCTCCTCGGTCGGCGGCCTGGGCGCTCCGTACGACTTCGCGGTGCTGCACGTGACGCCGGAGAAGGGCTCGAACGGAAAGTCCCTCGAGGAGACGGTCGGTTCGGCTCTGCCGGTCGAGTTCAACGCCCCGGCCGTGCCCGAGATCGCCGATATGACGGCGACCGGCTTCCCGGCCGCCCCACCGTACGACGGCCAGAAGCTGTTCCAGTGCGCGGACAAGCCGGGCCGGCTCTCGCTCACCAAGGACGACCCGACGATGTACCGCATCGGCTGCTCCATGACCGGCGGTTCCTCCGGTGGCGGCTGGGTCGCGGCGGGTCAGGACGGCAAGCCCGCGCTGGTCTCGAACACCTCCATCGGCCCGGTGGCGGCCGGCTGGCTGGCCGGACCGCGCCTCGGCAAGGAAGCCAAGGGCGTCTACGACTCGGTCAGCAAGAAGTACGCGGGCCAGTAA
- the hflX gene encoding GTPase HflX: MTSSSSLPQDAQDAQSATENVTESLTEPLRADALMEEDVAWSHEIDGERDGDQLDRSERAALRRVAGLSTELEDVTEVEYRQLRLERVVLVGVWTSGTVHDAEISLAELAALAETAGAQVLDAVFQRRDKPDPATYIGSGKALELRDIVLETGADTVVCDGELSPGQLIHLEDVVKVKVVDRTALILDIFAQHAKSREGKAQVSLAQMQYMLPRLRGWGQSLSRQMGGGGSSGGGGMATRGPGETKIETDRRRIREKMAKMRREIAEMKTGREIKRQERRRNKVPSVAIAGYTNAGKSSLLNRLTGAGVLVENSLFATLDPTVRRAETPSGRIYTLADTVGFVRHLPHHLVEAFRSTMEEVGESDLILHVVDGSHPVPEEQLAAVREVIREVGAVDVPEIVVINKADAADPLVLQRLLRIEKHAIAVSARTGAGIDELLALIDSELPRPSVEIEALVPYTQGGLVSRVHAEGEVISEEHTSEGTLVKARVHEQLASDLAPFVPAVH, translated from the coding sequence ATGACCTCCTCTTCTTCCCTTCCCCAGGACGCGCAGGACGCGCAGAGCGCCACGGAGAACGTCACCGAGAGCCTCACCGAGCCCCTTCGGGCCGACGCCCTGATGGAAGAGGACGTCGCCTGGAGCCACGAGATCGACGGAGAGCGGGACGGCGACCAGCTCGACCGCTCCGAGCGTGCCGCGCTGCGGCGGGTGGCAGGACTCTCCACCGAGCTCGAGGACGTCACCGAGGTCGAATACCGCCAGCTGCGCCTGGAGCGTGTGGTGCTGGTCGGTGTCTGGACCTCGGGAACCGTGCACGACGCGGAGATCTCGCTCGCCGAGCTGGCGGCTCTCGCCGAAACGGCAGGGGCCCAGGTGCTGGACGCGGTCTTCCAGCGCCGCGACAAGCCCGACCCGGCCACCTACATCGGTTCCGGCAAGGCCTTGGAGCTGCGCGACATCGTTCTCGAAACCGGGGCCGACACCGTCGTCTGCGACGGTGAGCTCAGCCCCGGCCAGCTGATCCACCTGGAGGATGTCGTCAAGGTCAAGGTGGTGGACAGGACCGCCCTGATTCTCGACATCTTCGCCCAGCACGCCAAGTCCCGTGAGGGCAAGGCGCAGGTCTCGCTGGCACAGATGCAGTACATGCTGCCGCGGCTGCGCGGCTGGGGTCAGTCGCTGTCCCGTCAGATGGGCGGTGGCGGTTCCAGCGGCGGTGGCGGCATGGCGACCCGTGGTCCCGGTGAGACCAAGATCGAGACGGACCGGCGCCGGATCCGCGAGAAGATGGCGAAGATGCGCCGGGAGATCGCGGAGATGAAGACCGGCCGCGAGATCAAGCGCCAGGAACGCAGGCGCAACAAGGTGCCTTCGGTCGCGATCGCGGGCTACACCAACGCCGGCAAGTCCTCGCTCCTCAACCGGCTGACCGGGGCGGGTGTGCTGGTGGAGAACTCGCTGTTCGCCACCCTCGACCCGACCGTGCGCCGGGCCGAGACGCCGAGCGGCCGGATCTACACGCTGGCCGACACCGTCGGGTTCGTACGGCATCTGCCGCACCACCTCGTCGAGGCGTTCCGCTCCACCATGGAGGAGGTCGGTGAGTCCGATCTGATCCTGCACGTGGTGGACGGCTCGCACCCGGTGCCGGAGGAGCAGCTCGCAGCCGTACGCGAGGTGATCCGCGAGGTGGGCGCGGTGGATGTGCCCGAGATCGTGGTGATCAACAAGGCGGATGCCGCGGATCCGCTGGTGCTTCAGCGGCTGCTGCGCATCGAGAAGCACGCGATCGCGGTGTCGGCCCGGACCGGCGCCGGTATCGACGAGCTGCTCGCGCTCATCGACAGCGAACTGCCGCGGCCCTCGGTCGAGATCGAGGCGCTCGTGCCGTACACCCAGGGCGGACTCGTCTCCCGGGTGCACGCCGAGGGAGAGGTGATCTCCGAGGAGCACACCTCGGAGGGCACCCTGGTCAAGGCGCGGGTGCACGAGCAACTGGCCTCGGACCTCGCCCCGTTCGTGCCCGCGGTGCACTGA
- a CDS encoding RelA/SpoT family protein → MSAEATNPGAPIRRRGRPRIDLRRLGRVALLGPVSRDRLPDAIGHVAEAHRAHHPDADLSVLRRAYVLAETSHRGQMRKSGEPYITHPLAVTLILAELGAETTTLTASLLHDTVEDTEVTLDQVGEQFGDEVRYLVDGVTKLEKVDYGAAAEPETFRKMLVATGDDVRVMSIKLADRLHNMRTLGVMRPEKQARIARVTRDVLIPLAERLGVQALKTELEDLVFAILHPEEYAQTRAVLSAATTGADPLTVIAGNVSSVLREAGITAEVLVRPRHFVSVHRVSIKRGELRGTDFGRLLVLVAEDADCYAVLGELHTCFTPVISEFKDFIAAPKFNLYQSLHTAVVGPEGEVAEVLIRTHRMHKVAEAGVIALGNPYAADSGAPPAEPADGERADPTRPGWLSRLLQWQQSATDPDTFWTTLRADLAQDREITVFRTDGGTLGLPAGASCVDAAYAQYGDAAHSCIGARVNGRLATLSTALGDGDTVQLLLAEDAASGPSPDWLDHARTPTARIAITGWLDAHPQDQEAVQGSRPADRRPGPQPAPSGSAGPGGRTASALVERSDATVRLAGCCTPVPPDDVTGFTVRGGAVTVHRLRCPAAARMEAVGRVPVAVSWGDASECRVTLVAESFGRPRLLADLTEAIAGADAAIISATVEPPSEQRVRHTYTLQLPDAAGLPSLMRAMRDVPGVYDVSRAQHPAAAL, encoded by the coding sequence ATGAGCGCAGAGGCCACCAACCCAGGTGCTCCCATCCGCAGGCGGGGCCGTCCCCGGATCGACCTCCGCAGGCTGGGGCGGGTCGCTCTGCTCGGCCCGGTCTCCCGGGACCGGCTGCCCGACGCCATCGGCCATGTCGCCGAGGCGCACCGGGCCCACCACCCCGACGCCGACCTCTCCGTTCTGCGCCGGGCCTACGTCCTCGCGGAGACCTCGCACCGCGGGCAGATGCGCAAGAGCGGTGAGCCGTACATCACGCACCCGCTCGCGGTCACCCTGATCCTCGCCGAACTCGGCGCCGAGACCACGACGCTGACGGCGTCCCTGCTCCATGACACGGTCGAGGACACCGAGGTGACCCTCGATCAGGTGGGTGAGCAGTTCGGCGACGAGGTCCGCTATCTGGTCGACGGCGTCACCAAACTGGAGAAGGTCGACTACGGGGCGGCGGCCGAGCCCGAGACCTTCCGCAAGATGCTGGTGGCCACCGGCGACGACGTCCGGGTGATGTCGATCAAGCTCGCCGACCGGCTGCACAACATGCGCACGCTCGGCGTGATGCGCCCCGAGAAACAGGCCCGGATCGCCAGGGTCACCCGCGATGTACTCATCCCGCTCGCGGAACGGCTCGGCGTACAGGCGCTCAAGACCGAGCTGGAGGATCTCGTCTTCGCGATCCTCCACCCCGAGGAGTACGCACAGACCCGCGCCGTGCTCTCCGCCGCCACCACCGGGGCGGACCCGCTCACCGTCATCGCCGGGAACGTCTCCTCGGTGCTGCGCGAGGCCGGTATCACCGCCGAAGTCCTCGTCAGGCCACGGCACTTCGTCTCCGTGCACCGGGTCAGTATCAAACGCGGCGAACTGCGCGGCACCGACTTCGGACGGCTCCTCGTGCTCGTCGCCGAGGACGCCGACTGCTATGCCGTCCTCGGCGAACTCCACACCTGCTTCACCCCGGTGATCTCCGAGTTCAAGGACTTCATCGCCGCCCCCAAGTTCAACCTGTACCAGTCGCTGCACACCGCGGTGGTGGGACCGGAGGGCGAGGTCGCCGAAGTCCTCATCCGTACCCACCGGATGCACAAGGTCGCCGAGGCCGGCGTCATCGCGCTCGGCAATCCCTACGCCGCGGACAGCGGCGCGCCGCCCGCCGAACCGGCGGACGGCGAACGTGCGGACCCGACCCGCCCCGGCTGGCTGTCCCGGCTCCTCCAGTGGCAGCAGTCCGCGACCGACCCCGACACCTTCTGGACCACACTGCGCGCGGACCTCGCCCAGGACCGCGAGATCACGGTCTTCCGCACCGACGGCGGCACGCTCGGCCTGCCCGCGGGCGCCAGCTGCGTCGACGCCGCCTACGCGCAGTACGGCGACGCGGCGCACAGCTGCATCGGGGCCCGGGTGAACGGGCGGCTGGCCACGCTCAGCACCGCGCTCGGCGACGGTGACACCGTTCAGCTGCTCCTTGCCGAGGACGCCGCGTCGGGGCCCTCGCCCGACTGGCTCGACCACGCCCGGACGCCCACCGCCCGCATCGCGATCACCGGCTGGCTCGACGCCCATCCGCAGGATCAGGAGGCCGTCCAGGGCAGCCGGCCCGCGGACCGCAGGCCCGGACCGCAGCCGGCGCCGTCCGGATCCGCGGGACCGGGCGGCCGTACCGCGAGCGCCCTGGTCGAGCGGTCGGACGCCACCGTGCGGCTCGCCGGCTGCTGCACTCCCGTACCGCCCGACGACGTCACCGGCTTCACCGTGCGCGGCGGCGCCGTCACCGTGCACCGGCTGCGATGTCCGGCGGCGGCCCGCATGGAGGCAGTCGGCCGGGTACCGGTCGCGGTGAGCTGGGGCGACGCGTCCGAATGCCGGGTGACGCTGGTCGCGGAGTCCTTCGGACGGCCGAGGCTGCTGGCCGACCTCACCGAGGCGATCGCCGGGGCGGACGCGGCGATCATCTCCGCCACCGTCGAACCGCCCAGCGAACAGCGCGTGCGGCACACGTACACCCTGCAACTCCCCGACGCCGCCGGACTGCCCTCGCTGATGCGCGCCATGCGTGACGTACCAGGGGTGTACGACGTGAGCCGCGCCCAGCACCCGGCCGCCGCTCTCTGA
- a CDS encoding diaminobutyrate--2-oxoglutarate transaminase family protein — protein MAVTEPAPAAPPAAYEGILRRQAMRESAARTYARSLPIVPVRARGLTIEGADGRRYLDCLSGAGTLALGHNHPVVLEAIKKVLDTGAPLHVLDLATPVKDAFTTELFATLPREFADNARIQFCGPAGTDAVEAAFKLVRAATGRSGLLAFTGAYHGMTSGALAASGGAEDVRVTRLPFPQDYRCPFGIGGDRGAQISARWTESVLDDPKSGTPAPAGMIIEPVQGEGGVNPAPDGWMRRMREITASRSIPLIADEVQTGVGRTGAFWAVEHSGVVPDVMVLSKAIGGSLPLAVIVYRSELDTWQPGAHAGTFRGNQLAMAAGTATLAHVRENGLAERAGILGARMLASLRTLTADHPCIGDVRGRGLMIGVELVDPESPPVGGGNEAPPDPVLAVAVQQECLRRGLIVELGGRHSTVVRLLPPLTLTDEQATAVVDRLADALAAAERSPHRRTATGSIR, from the coding sequence GTGGCCGTGACCGAACCAGCTCCGGCGGCGCCGCCCGCGGCGTACGAGGGCATCCTGCGCCGCCAGGCGATGCGCGAGTCGGCCGCCCGCACCTATGCCCGGTCGCTGCCCATCGTGCCGGTACGGGCCCGGGGGCTGACCATCGAAGGAGCGGACGGGCGGCGCTATCTCGACTGCCTGTCCGGAGCCGGGACACTGGCCCTCGGGCACAACCACCCGGTCGTCCTGGAAGCGATCAAAAAGGTCCTGGACACGGGCGCGCCCCTGCATGTGCTCGACCTCGCCACCCCGGTCAAGGACGCCTTCACCACGGAGCTGTTCGCCACGCTGCCACGCGAGTTCGCGGACAACGCCCGGATCCAGTTCTGCGGACCGGCCGGAACGGACGCGGTCGAGGCGGCATTCAAACTGGTCCGCGCCGCCACCGGACGCAGCGGTCTGCTCGCGTTCACCGGTGCCTATCACGGCATGACGTCGGGCGCCCTCGCCGCGTCCGGAGGCGCCGAGGACGTACGGGTGACGCGACTCCCGTTCCCGCAGGACTACCGCTGCCCCTTCGGTATCGGCGGGGATCGCGGCGCACAGATCTCCGCACGGTGGACCGAGAGCGTGCTCGACGACCCCAAGAGCGGAACACCCGCGCCGGCCGGAATGATCATCGAGCCGGTACAGGGTGAGGGCGGCGTCAACCCCGCCCCCGACGGCTGGATGCGCCGGATGCGGGAGATCACCGCGTCCCGGTCGATCCCCCTGATCGCCGACGAGGTCCAGACGGGCGTCGGCCGGACCGGTGCCTTCTGGGCCGTCGAGCACAGCGGGGTCGTGCCCGATGTGATGGTGCTGTCCAAGGCCATCGGCGGCTCCCTTCCGCTCGCTGTGATCGTCTACCGCTCCGAACTGGACACCTGGCAGCCCGGCGCCCACGCAGGCACCTTCCGCGGCAACCAGCTCGCGATGGCGGCAGGCACGGCCACCCTCGCCCACGTCCGGGAGAACGGGCTCGCCGAGCGGGCCGGGATCCTCGGCGCCCGGATGCTCGCCAGCCTGCGGACACTCACCGCGGACCACCCGTGCATCGGTGACGTCCGCGGACGGGGCCTGATGATCGGCGTGGAACTCGTCGACCCCGAGTCGCCCCCGGTGGGCGGAGGGAACGAGGCACCGCCCGACCCGGTCCTCGCCGTCGCCGTCCAGCAGGAGTGCCTGCGCCGAGGTCTCATCGTTGAACTCGGCGGCCGTCACTCCACGGTCGTACGCCTGCTCCCTCCCCTCACGCTCACCGACGAACAGGCAACAGCGGTCGTCGACCGCCTCGCCGATGCCCTGGCAGCCGCCGAGCGCTCGCCGCACCGACGGACCGCGACCGGGTCGATCCGCTGA